Proteins co-encoded in one Amblyraja radiata isolate CabotCenter1 chromosome 24, sAmbRad1.1.pri, whole genome shotgun sequence genomic window:
- the LOC116987030 gene encoding pepsin A-like yields the protein MKSLILALVCLQLSDALMYRVPLTKGKSARDTLREQGLLDDFLREHYSDPCAKFDGLTGVASLSSTEPMINFLDLSYYGTISIGNPPQSFTVIFDTGSSNLWVPSVYCSDAPCSNHTRFSPSSSSTYRSNNERVAIQYGTGSMTGILGYDTLRVSDITIRGQELGLSLTEPGGFFNHVKFDGILGMGYQSLSAEGATTVLHNMISQQVISEPLFSVYLTRVDGESGSEIIFGGVDPSHYQGSINWVPVTHQAYWQIEIQRVTVNGQVVACSEGCPAIIDTGTSLLVGPTNAITNIQQAVGATPGSYGQYSINCNDLSSMPDVVFTINGHDFTLPATAYALKSTYYNQVSCMSGFGDTGSNLWILGDVFIGEYYSIFDRGNNRVGLAKAV from the exons ATGAAGTCGCTGATCTTAGCTCTCGTTTGCCTGCAGCTCTCTGATGCTCTGATGTACAG GGTTCCCTTGACTAAGGGGAAATCTGCCCGGGATACTCTTCGGGAGCAGGGATTACTGGACGACTTCCTGAGGGAACATTATTCCGATCCCTGCGCAAAGTTTGATGGTCTCACCGGTGTGGCATCCCTGTCATCTACAGAACCAATGATCAACTTCCTGGAC CTGTCTTATTATGGAACAATCAGCATTGGTAATCCTCCACAAAGCTTCACCGTCATCTTTGACACTGGCTCATCCAACCTCTGGGTCCCCTCTGTCTATTGCAGTGATGCTCCCTGCAGTAA CCACACGAGATTCTCCCCGTCCTCCTCCTCGACCTACCGTTCAAATAACGAGCGCGTTGCCATCCAATACGGAACTGGGAGCATGACGGGAATATTGGGATACGACACACTGAGA GTTTCTGACATCACCATCCGCGGCCAGGAACTGGGTTTAAGTTTGACTGAACCTGGCGGATTCTTCAACCATGTCAAATTTGACGGTATCTTGGGCATGGGCTACCAGTCTCTCTCTGCAGAGGGCGCCACCACTGTGCTACACAACATGATCTCTCAGCAAGTTATCTCCGAGCCCCTCTTCTCCGTCTACTTGACCAG AGTGGATGGTGAGTCAGGAAGTGAAATCATTTTTGGCGGTGTCGACCCCAGCCACTACCAAGGCTCAATCAACTGGGTACCTGTCACACATCAAGCTTACTGGCAGATCGAGATCCAAAG AGTGACTGTCAACGGGCAGGTGGTGGCTTGCAGTGAGGGTTGCCCCGCCATTATAGATACCGGCACCTCCCTACTTGTTGGACCCACCAACGCCATCACCAACATCCAACAGGCAGTCGGAGCCACACCTGGTTCCTATGGCCAG TACTCCATAAACTGCAATGATCTCAGCAGCATGCCTGATGTGGTCTTCACCATCAATGGACACGATTTTACTCTTCCTGCTACTGCCTACGCACTCAAG TCCACCTACTACAACCAGGTTAGCTGCATGAGCGGATTTGGTGACACCGGCTCCAACCTCTGGATTCTGGGCGACGTCTTCATCGGCGAGTACTACTCCATCTTCGACCGTGGAAACAACCGCGTGGGTCTGGCCAAGGCCGTTTAA